The Candidatus Methylomirabilota bacterium genome contains the following window.
CCTCGCCGTCCCGCACGAGCCGCACCACGCTCTCGCCGACGGGCGGCACCCGGACCTCGAAGACCAGACCCTCCGCGAAGCGCATGGTCTCGCCCATGAGGGCCACCCCGCCGGAATGGCGCGCCACGAACCGGAATCCCTCGGCCGGGGCGAAGCCGTCGAACGCGTTGTAGAAGTGACCCGCCCGCATGGCACGGTACACCCGCAAGCGATCCGCCTCATCTCGCTCGAGCGGGTCCCGGGTGACGAAGTGGAGCCGGCCGAGCCGGAAAGCCGTCTCGTGCGACGGGAAGCGGACCCCCGTCTCCTCGGTCAGCGCGATTCCGCCGTGGGCGTCGAGCCCGAGGACGCCGATCGTCGGGCGCTCGCGCGCCATGCGGTCCCACAGCCCGATCCCCGGCCGAGGCCAGTGGATCACGGATAGCGTCGCCATGACCGGGTTGGCCGGATACGCCAGGAGTCCCACGGCCTGTCGGTAAAGGGGCGCGGCCACGACCTGGTCGAAGACGTCCATCACCTCGATCCCGTCCACCGACGGGATCGCATCCCGCCATCCGAGCCGGGGATGATCGGGGTGCGCCAGGAGGACGATCGCCTCGACGCTCCGGTAGTGCGCGAGGAGGGCGTTGACGGACACCTCCCGGGCCTTGACCGCCAGGTCGGCGGGTGGATCGAGGACCAACAGATACCCCGAGCCCGTCGTGACCTCGGCCCCGACCAGAACCAGCGTCGGCCCGTACCAGCGCTCCTTGCCCTCGGCGAGCGGCGCCAGCGTGTTGTGGTCGGTGAGGAGCACGACCCGCACACCCACCCGCGCCGCCGCCGCCGCGATCTCCTCGACGCTGCCCTGCCCATCGTGGGAATACGCCGAGTGAACGTGCAGCACGGCGGAGTATTCGGCCAGGTCCGACGGGGGAGGCCACCCGGGCGGGCTCGGCAGCGGCCCGAGCCGGGCCGCGCCCGCGTACCCGGCCAGGAGCAGCCCGACCAGGACCCCGCCGATGAGGAGCCGGCGGCGCCCCCGCCCCGCTTTCCCAGGCGCATCAGGGCGGGACGCCTGAGGGACGCGGCTCAGGTCCCGTGCGTCCAGGACGACAGATACGACTGTTGCGCCGCGGTCAGCCGGTCGATCTCGACGCCCATTGACGCGAGCTTCAGGCGGGCGATGGCACGATCGATGTCCTGCGGCACGCGGTAGACCCGGCGTTCCAGGCGCCCCCGCTCGCGCACCAGGTGCTCGACCGACAGGGCCTGGTTCGCGAAGGACATGTCCATGACGGCCGCGGGGTGCCCTTCGGCGGCGGCCAGGTTGATGAGCCGGCCCTCGGCGAGCACGTACAGCCGGCGGCCGTCCTTCTGCGTGAACTCCTCGACGAGCGGGCGCACGGTCCGGCGCGACTGGCTGTGCTGCTCCAGCGCCTCCAGGTCGATCTCCACGTTGAAGTGCCCGGAGTTCGCCAGGATCGCCCCGTCCTTCATCCGCTCGAAGTGCTCGGCGCGGATGACGCCGGTGTTCCCGCTCACGGTGACGAAGACGTCGGCCTGGGCAGCCGCCTCCGTCATCGGCAGGACCTCGAACCCTTCCATGACGGCTTCGAGCGCCCGCAGCGGATCGACCTCGGTGACGAGGACTCGCGCCCCCATGCCGTGGGCGCGCGCGGCCAGCCCGCGGCCGCACATCCCGTACCCCGCCACCGCCACCACCCGACCGGCCAGCAGGATGTTGGTCGCCCGCAGGATGCCGTCCAGCGTCGACTGCCCCGTCCCGTAGCGGTTGTCGAAGAGGTGCTTGGTGTCGGCGTCGTTCACCGCGATGATGGGGAAGGCCAGCACGCCTTCGCGCTCCATGGCCCGCAGTCGGATGACGCCGGTGGTCGTCTCCTCGGTGCCGCCCACGATTTCGGCGATCAGATCCTTGCGATCCCCGTGGAGCGTGGAGATGAGGTCGGCGCCGTCGTCCATGGTCACCTGCGGTCGGGTGGCCAGCACCGCCTGGATGTGGCGGTAGTACCGCTCGCTGTCCTCCCCCTTCTGGGCGAAGACCGGTACCCCGTGCTCCTTCACCAGGGCGGCCGCCACGTCATCCTGGGTCGACAGGGGGTTGGACGCGCACAGGGCCACCGAGGCCCCACCCGCCTCGAGCGTCAGGGCCAGGACCGCCGTCTCCGTCGTCACGTGGAGGCAGGCACCGATCCGGATGCCCCGGAGGGGCTGCTCGCGCCCGAACCGCTCCCGGACCTGGCGGAGCACGGGCATCGCCATCTCGGCCCACTCGATCCGATGCTGGCCGGCCGCGGCCAGGCCCAGGTCCTTCGCGTCATGCTGGGTCGTCGTCACGGTCTTGTCCCTTCTCGGTACGGGCTACGCGTGGTGGACGGGGAAGGACGGATGCCGACCCGTGCTAGAGCCCGGCATCCTCGCGCAGGTCTTTGACGCGGTCCGTCCGCTCCCAGGTGAACTCGGGCTCGCTCCGGCCGAAGTGTCCGAAGGCCGCGGTCTGGCGGAAGATCGGGCGGCGCAGATCCAGGTACTTGATGATGCCGGCCGGCGTGAAGTCGAAGTGACGGCGGATCATCTGCTCGAGCTTGGTGGTCGGGACCTTCCCGGTGCCGAAGGTGTCGACCATGATCGACACCGGGTCGGCGACGCCGATGGCGTAGGCCACCTGCACCATGCAGCGCTCGGCCAGCCCCGCGGCCACGATGTTCTTCGCGACGTGGCGGGCCATGTAGGACGCCGACCGGTCCACCTTGGTCGGATCCTTCCCCGAGAAGGCGCCGCCGCCATGCGGGCACGACCCGCCGTAGGTGTCCACGATGATCTTGCGTCCGGTGAGACCGGTGTCACCCTGGGGACCGCCGACGACGAACCGACCGGTCGGGTTGATGTGGTAGGTGATCCGCTTCTCGTCGAACATCGCGGGGGGGAGGGCGGGCTTGACCACGTGCTCGACGACGTCGGCCCGCAGCTGCTCCAGGGTCACCTCCGGGCTGTGCTGGGCGGAGATGACGACGGTCTCGACCCGGAGGGGCTTGCCGTCGACGTACCGGACGCTGACCTGCGACTTGCCGTCCGGCCGGAGGTACGGGAGCACCCCCTCGCGGCGGACCTGGGACAGCCGCCGGACGAGGGCGTGGGCGAGGGAGATCGGGGCCGGCATCAGCTCGGGCGTCTCCGTGCAGGCGTACCCGAACATGAGGCCCTGGTCTCCCGCGCCGAGCCGGTCCACGCCCAGGGCGATGTCGGGGGATTGCTCGTCGATGGACACGATGACCCCGCAGGTCTCGTAGTCGAATCCGAACTTGGCCCGGGTATACCCGACGCCCTTGATCGTCTCCCGCGCGATGCGGGCGATGTCCACGTAGCACGAGGTGGTGATCTCGCCCGCGACGACGACGAAGCCGGTGGTCAGGAGACACTCGCAGGCCACCCGTCCGGTCGGGTCCTGCTCCATGATCGCGTCCAGGACGGCGTCCGAGATCTGATCCGCGATCTTGTCGGGGTGTCCCTCGGTCACCGACTCCGAGGTGAACAGGTACTCGTCGTGCGCCATGGGGAGCCTCCTCGCTCACCTGATTCCCGGGCCCGCGCGCCGGAACAACCCGCGTAGTGTAGCACGAGCGGACGCGGACGCTCAAGAGAAGCGGGCGAGGCTGCCGAGGCAACCGCCGACGCGGAGCCACGGCCGCCGGCGCTACATCACTGGTTCAGGCCGCGCGTTCAGACGGCGGGCTCGGCCATCCGGCGCTTGAAGGTCTCGATCGCCTCCATCGCCCACGGGTCCACGCCCCGCAGGACGGCGAGGTAGTAGCTCACCCAGTCGCCCCACAGCACGAGCGAGAGCAAGCGCGCGAGCGGCCCTTCGCCCCGCGCCCAGACCTCGTGGGTCGGCGCCCGGGATTCGAGCAGCGCCCGGGTCAGCGCGGCGCGGCGCGCGACTCGTGGATGCTCCGCGCGGTCGCGCAGGAACACGACGGCCCACTCGCCCCCTGTCCCCCCGGCCCAGGCCTCGATCGCATTGTGGTTCATCTCCGGCAGCACCCCGGACCCGGCGAGCACCTTGGCATTCTCCTCGAGCTGCGTCCGCCACCGGTAGGCCACGGCTCCCGCCGGATCGGCGCCGTAGATCACGGGGATCCGCCCGGCCAGGCTGGCGGCCAGCGCCTTGGCGGGGTTCTCCGCGGCGGGCACCTCGGGCGCCAGCTCCCCTCCGAGGGCCTTCAGGACACGGATCGCCTCCTCGCGCTCGCCCTCGCCCCCGAGCGAGGCCCCGAGCGTCTCGAGCAGCGCCAGGACCGGCATCAGGAGATAGGCGAGCGCCGCCCGCGGGGGAAAGCCCTCGGGAAGCCGCACCCAGGGGAGCTGCTCCCGCCGGGCCCGCTCGCCCAGCTCGCCGCCGGAGCTCACCACGAGTGCCCGCGCGCCCCGCTGTCGGGCCGCGTCGAACGCGGCGAGCGTCTCCTCGGTCTGGCCGGAATAGCTCGACGCCACCGCGAGCGTGTCGGACCCGACCCATGCGGGAACGCCGTATCCCCGCACCACCTGCACGGGGAACGGCGCCCGCTCGTGGCAGAGGCCCTGGAGGAAATCCCCGGCCACCGCCGAGCCCCCCATGCCGAGCATGAGGACGGCCCGCGGCCGGCCGCCGTCGAGGCGGATCCCGTCGGCCAGCCGGATCGCCTCGGCGACCTGGCCCGGGAAGCCGCGCAGCAGCTCGCGGAAGCCGCGGCCATCGACGGCGGCGTGCCGCTCCGGGTCGTCCAGCCGCGCCTTCACCGCGCTCCCCTACGCGTCGCGGTCCACATCGCGATGGGTCACCGTGAGCGGCAGCCCCTGGGCCTCGACGAATTCCCGCAGCTCTTCGATTAGCGCGACCGAGCGGTGGCGGCCTCCGGTACAGCCCACGGCGACGGTCAGGTGCGCCTTGCCCTCGCGCTGGTAGCGCGGCAGCAGATAGGCGAGGAGGTCGCGCACGCGCCCGACGAACTCGCGACCTTCGGGGTGATCGAAGATGAATCTCCGGACCTCGGGGGACCGGCCGTCCTGAGCCTTGAGCCCCTCGACGAAGAAGGGGTTCGGGAGGAAGCGGCAGTCGAAGACGAGGTCGGCGTCGTAGGGAATGCCGAACTTGTAGCCGAAGGAGACCAGGTTGACGTTGAGGCCGGTCCGGGGCGTCTGCTCGCCGTACAGCTCGACGAGCATCTGCTTGAGCTGGTGGACGGTGATGTGCGAGCTGTCGATCACGCGGTCGGCCAGCTCTCGGAGCTCGGCCAGGAGCTGGCGCTCGGCTCGGATTCCCTCGAGGAGGGTGCTCCCGAGCGGGTGCCGCCGCCGCGTCTCGTGGTAGCGCCGTACCAGGGTCTCCTCGGAGGCCTCGAGAAAGACGATCTCGGTCGCGTAGCCGCGGGCCCGGAGCTCGGCCAGGACCTCGGGGATCGGCGTGAGATACTCTCCCGCGCGCACGTCGACGCCGAGCGCGATGCGCCGGATGCGCCGGGTCGAATGGGCGCACAGCTCGGCGAAGGTGGGGATGAGCGTCGCCGGGAGGTTGTCGACGCAGTAGTACCCCATGTCCTCGAAGCAGCGGATGGCGTAGCTCTTCCCCGCTCCCGACAGGCCGGTGATGATGATGAACCGGAGCTGTTCGGCGTCCTCCCCCGGCGGCTGGCGGCCGTCGTGTACGGTCACTGCCGCCCGGGGCTCACGCGCCGGTGGGTTGGACGAGCTCCAGCTGTCCATCCGACCGCCGGTGCAGCACGTTGACGACACGGCTCCGCGCGTTCAGGAACACGAGCAGGCCGTCGCGCCGGAGGCGCATCTGCTCGATGGCCTCGTCCACGGACATCGGCTTGGCGTCGAGTCGCCGAATCACGACCTCGGCGTCTCCGGTCGCGTCGCCCGAGGCCGGCGGGGGCTCGGCGGCCAGCTCGCCGGCCACGCCGGCGGCCGGCGGCCGGCGCGAGAGACGCGGCTTGCGCGCCCGGATGCGATCCTTGCGCCGCCGCACCTGCTGGGCCAGGTTGTCCACGGCCAGGTCCAGCGCCGCCTGAAAGTCGCCCGCCGACCCCTCCGCGTGCAGGGTCGCCCCCTTGGTCTGCAGCGTCACCTCGGCCAGGTGCCGATAGCGCTCGAGCCCGAGCACCACCCGCGCCTCGGTGATCTTCGGGAGCAGGCGATCCATCTTGGCGACCTTCAGCTCGACGCGGCGCCGGAGCGGGGCACCGACGCCGACACCACGGCCGCTGATGTGGATCTTCATGCCCGGAGCCCCGGTCAGGCCCGTTTGCGGGTCGCGAGTCGGCGCTGGTGGGACGGAAGGATCCCGAGCTCTTCCCGGTACTTGGCGACGGTACGCCGGGCGATCGAGAGCCCGCTCTGCTTGAGGGCGCGGGTGATCTCCTGGTCCGACAGCGGCTTCTGGGCGTTTTCCTGGGCGACCAGGTCCCGGATCATCTTCTTCACGCTGATCGAGGAGACCATGTCGCCCCGGCCGGTCGCGATGCCGCTGTGGAAGAAGAACTTGAGCTCGAAGAGTCCTTGAGGAGTCTGGACGTACTTGTTGGTGGTGACCCGGCTGACGGTCGACTCGTGCATGCCGATGTCCTCGGCCACGTCGCGCAGGGACAGCGGCCGCAGCACCGGCAGGCCGTGGGCCAGGAACTCCTTCTGGAACTTGACGATCGACTCGGTCACCCGGTAGAGGGTCCGCTGCCGCTGGTGCACGCTCTTGATCAGCCAGATCGCCGAGCGGAGACGATCCTCGACGTAGCGCCGCGCCTCGTCTCCCTGTCCCCGGCCCAGCATGCTCCGGTAGTAGGGATTGATGCGGAGGCGCGGGATGCCGTCGTCGTTCAGGACGATGGCGTAGCCGTCCTCGGTCTTGTGGACGTGGACGTCCGGCACCACGTACCGGGTGTCAGCCGGCGCGAAGCGCCGCCCGGGCTTGGGCTCGAGGCCGGCGATCTCCTCGACGGCCTCCTGGACTCGATCCGGGTCCCGCCGGAGCGCCCGCGCGATCTCGGCGTACTTGCACCGCTGGAAGGCCTCGAAGTGCTCTTCCAGGATCTCGATGGCGAGCGGATCCGGCTCGGCCTGCTGGCGCAGCTGGATCAAGAGACACTCGCGGAGGTCGCGGGCGGCCACCCCGGGGGGGTCGAAGCTCTGGACCAGGATGAGGGCCTTCTCGAAGACGGCCCCCGGCAGGCTCGTCTTCTCGGCCATCTCCTCGAGTGTCGCCCGCAGGTAGCCGTCCTCGTCGAGGTTCCCGATGATCTCCTCGGCAGCCGCCTGCACGTCCAGCTCGACCACCGACAGCCGGAGCTGCTCGTAGAGGTGATCCGCCAGGGACGTGGTCGTCCCGACGAAATTCTCGAACCGGGTCTCTTCGTGCTGCTCTTGCTGGACGAGGCTTCGCTCGTCCGGCGGACCGAACATGATCTCCGTGAGGTCGAAGGGCAGGTCCGGCGCCTCGGCGGCCTCGGTGACCGCGGGAGCGTCGGGCGGGGTCGCCTCGGCCGCCGGGCCCTCGGCCGGCGGCTCGGGCGGCGGCGCCTCCTCCGGTGACTCCTCGAGCATGGGATTCTCCGTCAGCTCTTTCTGGAGCAGCTCCTGGAGCTCCAGGGTCGAGAGCTGGAGGAGCTGAATGGCCTGCTGGAGCATCGGCGTCATGACGAGCCGCTGGGTCTGACGAAGCGTGAGACGAGCTTCCATCGCCACGGTTGCTTCTCCTACCAGGACCCCGCGGGGCCCAACGGGCGCCGGTCAGAGTGAAAACTTCTCACCCAGGTAGATCTCGCGCGCGCGCTCGTTGGTCGCGAGCTCCTTCGACGTTCCCGACACCAGGATCTGTCCGTCGTAGAGGATGTACGACCGGTCGGTGATCTCCAGCGTCTCCCGGACGTTGTGGTCCGTCATCAGCACCCCGATGCCCTTCTGCTTGAGCCGAGACACGATGTCCTGAATGTCCGCGATGGCGATCGGGTCGATGCCCGTGAACGGTTCGTCGAGCAGGAGGTAACTCGGCGAGCTGATCAGCGCCCGGGTGATCTCCAGCCGCCGGCGCTCGCCGCCCGACAGGGTGTAGGCGCGCTGCTTGGCCAGTGTTTCCAGGCCCAGCTCCCGCAGGAGGGCCAACAGCCGCTCCTCGCGCTCGCGCGGCGTCAGGTCGAGCGTCTCCAGGATCGCCAAGAGGTTCTCCTCGACCGTCAGCTTCCGAAATACCGACGCCTCCTGCGGCAGGTAGCCGATCCCCCGCCGGGCTCGGCGGTACATCGGAAGATCGGTGATGTCCGTCCCATCGAGCACGATCCGGCCCTTGTCCGGCGGCAGAATCCCCACCACCATGTAGAAGGTGGTCGTCTTCCCCGCGCCGTTCGGACCGAGCAGGCCGACGACCTCGCCCCGGTTGATCACCAGGCTCACGTTGTCGACGACCTTCCGCTCCCAAAAGCTCTTCTGCAGCCCCCGCGCCTGAAGCCCCATTCCCACCTATCCGCACGACGCGGTCCGCTTCTCCTCCTTCTTGGCCGTCGGCTTCGCCGCGTCCGGCCGGCCCTCCTCCCGCTTCGGGTAGAAGACCGACTTGACGCGCTCGCGGGAACCGCCCTTCACCGTGCTGCGGTCCTCGGCGAGCAGGATCTCGATTTCCTCGCCGGTCACCACGTTCTCGTCCTGCCACACCTTGGCGTCTCCGAGGAGCAGGAGTCGCTGCTCGTCGTCGTAGTATTCGGCCCGCCGGGCCGTCCCGGTCCGGCAATCCTCGGTGACGATCTTCACGTTTCCGGTCGAGATGATGCGCAGCACGCGCTCGCCCTTGTCGTCGAGATAGACTTCCATGCGGTCGGCCGTCTGGACCGAGTTGTCCTGCTTGGCCACCACGTTGCCCGTGAAGATCACCAGCCCGTCCTTCCGGGACGCCTCCATCCGATCGGCGTCGATGACGATCGGAGCGGTCGAGCGCTGCCCCGGCTTCCGTTCGGCCGCCTTCGCCCGTTCTTCCGGCTTGGCCTTCTCCTCCGGCTTGGTCGCCGGGGCCTTCGGCGTCGTCGCCCCCGGCCTGGGAGCCGGCGCCCGGGGCTGGGCGCCCGCCGGCTCCGAGCCGGCCAGGCAGAGGATCGCCGCGACCGCCGCCAGCAGGAGCCTGGTTGGGCTCATAGACCGCTCCTTGGAAACAGGGCGAGGTTCGCATTGGCGCGGTTCTGGATCACGACGCGGACGTTCTTCTCGAGCACGGCTTCTTGCTCCCGCATCCGGAGGTCGAGCCCGCGGCCCGTGATGGTGGTCCCGGCCCGCTTGATCTCCACCGCCTCATCCGTATAGAGGTGCCGCTCGTCGTTCCGCCAGGAGATCCCCTGGGTCGTCATCCGCAGCCCGTCGTTGGACGCCACCACCACGTTCCCCGACAGCGACACGTCCCGCTTGGCGTTGTCGAGGACCCCTTCGTCGGCCGTCAGCGTCCACTCCCCGTCCTTGGAGAAGAGCCGCACCACCACCTTGTGCATCACGGTCCGCTGGTCCTTGTCGAACACCTCGGCGCGGTCGGCGTCGAGGGTGAAGCGCAGATTCCCTTCGAGAGTTTCGTTGACGTGCACTTCCTGGATGCGATAGTCCGCCTGCTGCGCGGGTGGCGCGGGGGCCGGCGCGCGGCGGGCGCGGGCCTTCCACGCGACCATTCCCCCCAGCCCGGCCAGGAGGGCCACGAAGCACACGAGGAAGACGGTCGAGAGTCGCCGCATGAGTGCCGATGAGACCCGTAACTACCGGGCCTGATTCGACCCTAGCATAAACCGTGCCTGGTGTAAACGGGCGCCGGCGGGCGCCTCACGACGCCCACATGCCGCGGG
Protein-coding sequences here:
- a CDS encoding PHP domain-containing protein; the protein is MLHVHSAYSHDGQGSVEEIAAAAARVGVRVVLLTDHNTLAPLAEGKERWYGPTLVLVGAEVTTGSGYLLVLDPPADLAVKAREVSVNALLAHYRSVEAIVLLAHPDHPRLGWRDAIPSVDGIEVMDVFDQVVAAPLYRQAVGLLAYPANPVMATLSVIHWPRPGIGLWDRMARERPTIGVLGLDAHGGIALTEETGVRFPSHETAFRLGRLHFVTRDPLERDEADRLRVYRAMRAGHFYNAFDGFAPAEGFRFVARHSGGVALMGETMRFAEGLVFEVRVPPVGESVVRLVRDGEVTHEGPGGASVRIPVTGPGVYRVEVDLHVNLFPIGMARRMPWIFSNAISVRQ
- the ahcY gene encoding adenosylhomocysteinase is translated as MTTTQHDAKDLGLAAAGQHRIEWAEMAMPVLRQVRERFGREQPLRGIRIGACLHVTTETAVLALTLEAGGASVALCASNPLSTQDDVAAALVKEHGVPVFAQKGEDSERYYRHIQAVLATRPQVTMDDGADLISTLHGDRKDLIAEIVGGTEETTTGVIRLRAMEREGVLAFPIIAVNDADTKHLFDNRYGTGQSTLDGILRATNILLAGRVVAVAGYGMCGRGLAARAHGMGARVLVTEVDPLRALEAVMEGFEVLPMTEAAAQADVFVTVSGNTGVIRAEHFERMKDGAILANSGHFNVEIDLEALEQHSQSRRTVRPLVEEFTQKDGRRLYVLAEGRLINLAAAEGHPAAVMDMSFANQALSVEHLVRERGRLERRVYRVPQDIDRAIARLKLASMGVEIDRLTAAQQSYLSSWTHGT
- the metK gene encoding methionine adenosyltransferase, which encodes MAHDEYLFTSESVTEGHPDKIADQISDAVLDAIMEQDPTGRVACECLLTTGFVVVAGEITTSCYVDIARIARETIKGVGYTRAKFGFDYETCGVIVSIDEQSPDIALGVDRLGAGDQGLMFGYACTETPELMPAPISLAHALVRRLSQVRREGVLPYLRPDGKSQVSVRYVDGKPLRVETVVISAQHSPEVTLEQLRADVVEHVVKPALPPAMFDEKRITYHINPTGRFVVGGPQGDTGLTGRKIIVDTYGGSCPHGGGAFSGKDPTKVDRSASYMARHVAKNIVAAGLAERCMVQVAYAIGVADPVSIMVDTFGTGKVPTTKLEQMIRRHFDFTPAGIIKYLDLRRPIFRQTAAFGHFGRSEPEFTWERTDRVKDLREDAGL
- a CDS encoding bifunctional phosphoglucose/phosphomannose isomerase yields the protein MKARLDDPERHAAVDGRGFRELLRGFPGQVAEAIRLADGIRLDGGRPRAVLMLGMGGSAVAGDFLQGLCHERAPFPVQVVRGYGVPAWVGSDTLAVASSYSGQTEETLAAFDAARQRGARALVVSSGGELGERARREQLPWVRLPEGFPPRAALAYLLMPVLALLETLGASLGGEGEREEAIRVLKALGGELAPEVPAAENPAKALAASLAGRIPVIYGADPAGAVAYRWRTQLEENAKVLAGSGVLPEMNHNAIEAWAGGTGGEWAVVFLRDRAEHPRVARRAALTRALLESRAPTHEVWARGEGPLARLLSLVLWGDWVSYYLAVLRGVDPWAMEAIETFKRRMAEPAV
- the rapZ gene encoding RNase adapter RapZ, which produces MTVHDGRQPPGEDAEQLRFIIITGLSGAGKSYAIRCFEDMGYYCVDNLPATLIPTFAELCAHSTRRIRRIALGVDVRAGEYLTPIPEVLAELRARGYATEIVFLEASEETLVRRYHETRRRHPLGSTLLEGIRAERQLLAELRELADRVIDSSHITVHQLKQMLVELYGEQTPRTGLNVNLVSFGYKFGIPYDADLVFDCRFLPNPFFVEGLKAQDGRSPEVRRFIFDHPEGREFVGRVRDLLAYLLPRYQREGKAHLTVAVGCTGGRHRSVALIEELREFVEAQGLPLTVTHRDVDRDA
- the raiA gene encoding ribosome-associated translation inhibitor RaiA — its product is MKIHISGRGVGVGAPLRRRVELKVAKMDRLLPKITEARVVLGLERYRHLAEVTLQTKGATLHAEGSAGDFQAALDLAVDNLAQQVRRRKDRIRARKPRLSRRPPAAGVAGELAAEPPPASGDATGDAEVVIRRLDAKPMSVDEAIEQMRLRRDGLLVFLNARSRVVNVLHRRSDGQLELVQPTGA
- the rpoN gene encoding RNA polymerase factor sigma-54, encoding MEARLTLRQTQRLVMTPMLQQAIQLLQLSTLELQELLQKELTENPMLEESPEEAPPPEPPAEGPAAEATPPDAPAVTEAAEAPDLPFDLTEIMFGPPDERSLVQQEQHEETRFENFVGTTTSLADHLYEQLRLSVVELDVQAAAEEIIGNLDEDGYLRATLEEMAEKTSLPGAVFEKALILVQSFDPPGVAARDLRECLLIQLRQQAEPDPLAIEILEEHFEAFQRCKYAEIARALRRDPDRVQEAVEEIAGLEPKPGRRFAPADTRYVVPDVHVHKTEDGYAIVLNDDGIPRLRINPYYRSMLGRGQGDEARRYVEDRLRSAIWLIKSVHQRQRTLYRVTESIVKFQKEFLAHGLPVLRPLSLRDVAEDIGMHESTVSRVTTNKYVQTPQGLFELKFFFHSGIATGRGDMVSSISVKKMIRDLVAQENAQKPLSDQEITRALKQSGLSIARRTVAKYREELGILPSHQRRLATRKRA
- the lptB gene encoding LPS export ABC transporter ATP-binding protein; this encodes MGLQARGLQKSFWERKVVDNVSLVINRGEVVGLLGPNGAGKTTTFYMVVGILPPDKGRIVLDGTDITDLPMYRRARRGIGYLPQEASVFRKLTVEENLLAILETLDLTPREREERLLALLRELGLETLAKQRAYTLSGGERRRLEITRALISSPSYLLLDEPFTGIDPIAIADIQDIVSRLKQKGIGVLMTDHNVRETLEITDRSYILYDGQILVSGTSKELATNERAREIYLGEKFSL
- the lptA gene encoding lipopolysaccharide transport periplasmic protein LptA, whose product is MSPTRLLLAAVAAILCLAGSEPAGAQPRAPAPRPGATTPKAPATKPEEKAKPEERAKAAERKPGQRSTAPIVIDADRMEASRKDGLVIFTGNVVAKQDNSVQTADRMEVYLDDKGERVLRIISTGNVKIVTEDCRTGTARRAEYYDDEQRLLLLGDAKVWQDENVVTGEEIEILLAEDRSTVKGGSRERVKSVFYPKREEGRPDAAKPTAKKEEKRTASCG
- the lptC gene encoding LPS export ABC transporter periplasmic protein LptC: MRRLSTVFLVCFVALLAGLGGMVAWKARARRAPAPAPPAQQADYRIQEVHVNETLEGNLRFTLDADRAEVFDKDQRTVMHKVVVRLFSKDGEWTLTADEGVLDNAKRDVSLSGNVVVASNDGLRMTTQGISWRNDERHLYTDEAVEIKRAGTTITGRGLDLRMREQEAVLEKNVRVVIQNRANANLALFPRSGL